In one window of Temnothorax longispinosus isolate EJ_2023e chromosome 11, Tlon_JGU_v1, whole genome shotgun sequence DNA:
- the LOC139822086 gene encoding probable G-protein coupled receptor B0563.6 — MTDLLNISEIQNICLLPEDLDMLEDPRTPTLRRVSYGIVLPAICCLGIIGNILNLVVLTRRNMRGTAYIYMRGYSAAALLAILFCIPFALRVLIHKETGGWNSWLQAFYHAHLELFLGNGCLGVGVMMLLALTVERYVSVCHPGHTRPLCGPPHLTVVLIPLVTFLVYLPSVFRGEITTCLLEPGGPLIYQRRDNQSFLDSWYYQVYKVVLEVVFKVAPTILLAGFNLRIMIVYRRSCERRRRMTLSRTVSSDEDPRTFAEERRLILLLGSTSILFLVCVSPMVILNVTLSKTNLSHYPYQVFRALANLLEVINYSITFYIYCLFSEDFRNTLIRTLQWPWVKSDQSGRNLPMKRSPIPRPTTTTTTPPTTTIATPGHLARASV, encoded by the exons ATGACGGACCTGCTCAATATAAGCGAGATACAGAATATCTGCCTGCTACCGGAAGACTTGGATATGCTGGAGGATCCTCGAACGCCAACTTTGAGAAGGGTCAGTTACGGTATCGTGTTGCCGGCCATTTGTTGCCTCGGCATCATCGGAAATATCTTGAATCTCGTCGTCCTCACGAGAAGAAATATGCGCGGCACTGCTTACATCTATATGAGAG GTTACTCCGCGGCGGCGCTCCTCGCGATCCTTTTCTGCATTCCTTTCGCGTTGCGGGTGCTCATCCACAAGGAGACTGGGGGATGGAACAGCTGGCTCCAGGCCTTCTACCATGCTCACCTCGAGCTCTTCCTTGGGAACGGCTGCCTGG GGGTTGGAGTAATGATGCTTCTGGCATTGACAGTGGAGCGTTACGTAAGCGTCTGTCATCCCGGACACACGCGACCACTCTGCGGACCACCTCACCTAACAGTGGTGCTCATCCCTTTGGTTACATTTCTCGTTTATCTGCCGAGCGTATTTCGAGGTGAAATTACGACCTGCCTGCTGGAACCCGGCGGTCCTCTAATCTACCAGAGGAGAGACAATCAGTCGTTTCTCGACTCGTGGTACTATCAG GTGTACAAGGTGGTGTTAGAAGTTGTTTTTAAAGTGGCGCCAACGATCCTCCTCGCCGGATTCAATCTGAGAATAATGATAGTGTACAGAAGGTCCTGCGAGCGACGTCGGAGAATGACCTTATCGAGAACCGTCAGCAGCGACGAGGATCCCAGAACTTTCGCCGAAGAACGGAGGCTCATCCTGCTCTTAGGTAGCACCAGCATCCTCTTCCTAGTCTGCGTCAGTCCTATGGTTATCTTGAACGTCACACTCAGCAAAACCAATCTCAGCCATTATCCTTACCAG GTGTTCCGAGCGCTGGCCAATCTGCTGGAAGTGATCAATTACTCGATCacgttttacatttattgtcTCTTTTCCGAAGACTTTCGGAACACTCTAATTCGTACCCTGCAATGGCCGTGGGTCAAGAGCGACCAAAGCGGTAGGAACCTGCCCATGAAACGTTCCCCGATACCGAGACCAACGACAACCACGACGACCCCGCCAACCACCACAATCGCGACCCCCGGACATCTGGCTCGTGCCAGCGTTTAA